CGGATTGCTCTACCGCTATGAGCGCGGCTGGGCCGACTCGATCGGCCTGACCACCATGGAAGCCCGGATGAAGGACACCTACGCCAAGGGTGACCAGTGGCGCCAGAGCTCGGGCCCGGTCGCCGCCCCGAACGAGGCCAACCTCTTCGACTCCCAGCGCTACCTCGGCGGCGTCCTCGTCCTGTACGCGCTGCGCCAGCAGGTCGGCGAGACGGTCTTCGCCACCGTCGAGCGCACCTTCCTGGACCGCTTCCGCAACTCCTCGGCGTCCACCGACGACTACATCGCCGTCGCCTCCGAGGTCTCCGGCTCGGACCAGTCCGGCTTCCTGCGGGACTGGCTCTACGGCACGAAGACCCCGCGCATGCCCGGCCACCCGGACTGGACGGTGACGCCGGTGAGCTCGTCGCTGCGCCGGCCGCAGAGCCGGCCGAGCGGTCACCACGACAACTCGGCCACGCTCTGAGGCGCGTATAGCACGGGGCGTCCCGGTTGGGGTGGGTTCGTGTCAACATAAAGGTCCTGGGGGCGAGTTGGTGCCACGGTGAGGCATCGATCGGGGGACCCATGGAAGACGACACGGCGGTCAGCCCGCCTGCCGACGGCGGCGACACCCCGACGGCGTGCGTGCCGACGGAGAAGGTGACGACCCGGGTGACGGTCACGGCGACCGGCACCCGGGAATTTTCGGCGGCACCTCCCACGCCGGTGGCCCGCGCGGACCTCGTCGACGCGAGCGCCCTCGGGGATCGGATGGCCATGGAGAGGCGTGGAGCCTGGCGTGCGCTCGTCGTGGCGGGTGCGCTGGTCATGGTCCTCGGTGGCTGCGGCGGACCGGACGGGCGGGCCTCGGCGGCGAGATCGCCGAGCGGGGACGCGGAAACCGGTGCGCGCGGTGGCGCCCCGCGGTCACCCACGCCCGCGCCCACGTCCTCGGCGCAGGCGAAGGTCTTCAGCACGTTCCGCCCCGTGGAGCCGCGGGACGCGCGAGCGCTGGAGGAGACCGCCGAGCTGATGCGGCAGCGGGCGGTGGACGCGGGTCTGACAGGGGCCGACGTCCAGGTCGCGGGGGAGGGGTCGGCCGCGACGATCACGGTCTCGGGCCCATGGAGCCGGCAGGAAGGGCTCAGGACGCTGGGCCGGACGGCACAGCTGGACTTTTGGCCCGTACGGGCCACCGCGGCGCTCGGGGAATCGGCCTGTCCGCGACCCGACGCGACGGCCTCGCCGGACGAACCGCTGACCGCCTGCGAGAAGAAGGACGGCGGCCACGCCACGTACTCCCTCGACACCGTCGCGGTCCCCGGCACCGACGTGGCCGACGCGGAGGCGGTCAACGACGAACAGACGCGACACGGCTGGCTCGTCCGGCTCCGGTTCACCGCCGCCGGAGCCGAGAGGTTCGCGGCTGTCACCGGACGGCTCGCCCAACAGCAGAGCCCCGCCAACCAGTTCGCGATCGTCCTCGACGGGACCGTGCTGTCTGCCCCGTCCGTCAGCCAGGCGATCACCGGCGGAAAAGCGGAGATCTACGGCTCCTTCACCGAGGCGTCGGCACGCGAACTCGCCGCCCAACTGCGCACCGGCGCCCTTCCGGTACGCCTCACGGAGCAGAGCGTCACTCGGCTGCCGCCGGGCTGACGGCACCCGCTACGGCGTCATGTCGAGCGCGTCCCGCTGCTGCGGGATCACCACCGCGCCCTGCTGGAGGGAGACCGTCCGCGTCGGCGCCGGGACCCTGATGCCCTCCTGGCGGTAGCGCTTGTGGAGCTGCTTGATGAACTCGTGCTTGATCCGGAACTGGTCGCTGAACTCGCCGACCCCGAGGATCACCGTGAAGCCGATCCGGGAGTCGCCGAACGTGTGGAAACGCACCAGCGGTTCGTGCTCCGGGACGGCGCCCTCGATCCGCGTCATCACCTCGGTGACGACCTCGCAGGTGACCCGCTCGACATGCTCCAGATCGCTGTCGTAGGCCACACCGACCTGGACCAGGATCGTCAACTGCTGCTCGGGGCGCATGAAGTTGGTCATGTTCGACTTGGCGAGCTCCCCGTTGGGGATCACGATCAGGTTGTTGGAGAGCGCGCGCACGGTCGTCTGACGCCAGTTGATGTCCTCGACGTAGCCCTCCTCGCCGCTGCTCAGCCGAATGTAGTCGCCGGGCTGGACGGTCTTGGAGGCGAGGATGTGGACGCCCGCGAAGAGATTGGCGAGGGTGTCCTGGAGCGCGAGGGCGACCGCCAGACCGCCGACGCCGAGGGCGGTGAGCATCGGCGCTATCGAGATGCCCAGCGTCTGGAGCACCACCAGGAAACCGATCGCCAGGACCAATACCCGGGTGATGTTCACGAAGATCGTGGCCGAGCCCGCGACCCCGGAACGGGACTGGGTGACCGTCCGCACCAGACCGGCGACAAGACGGGCCGCCGCCATCGTGACCACGAAGATCATCAGCACGGTCAGCACCTGGTTGGTGTTGCGCTGGTATCCCGAGCGCAGCGGCAGGGCCGCCGCCGCGATGGCGACACCGCCCACCACCGCACCCCACGGCACCACCGTCCGCAGCGCGGCCACGATGACGTCGTCACCGGTCCACTTGGTGCGGTCGGCGTGCTTGCCCAGCCACTTGAGCAGCATGCGCAGCAGGAACGCCGCCAGCAAGCCCGCGACCACGGGGATGCCGGCGACGACCAGGTCGTCCATGGTGAGATCCCGTTGAAATGCCGTCACGTCGCCACCTGTTCGAGTTGCCGCTGGATGTGCGCTCGCGTCGACCGCGCGGGTGCGGTGGTCGGCGCGACCGCTCATCCTGCCGTATCCGGCACAGGGATTCGTACCCGGTCCGGGGCCGGACGGCGGGGTTTCAGACGATGCCCTCCGCCAGTTCGGCCTGTTCCTGGTCGGAGTAGGCGGCCGTGGTGGGCGTCCCGTACGAACGACGGGCGGCGTACCACCACACGGTGGCGAGAAGCAGTACGACGGCCAGCGCGACGGACGCGTAGTTCATCGTGTCGACCGTCACCGGCGACGACTGCGGCAGACAGAACAGCACCGTCACGAACGCCACCCACACCACGGCCGTCCAGCCGATCGGCTTGCTCCACCGCCCCAGGCTCCATGGACCAGGCTGGAAACGATCCCCCGCGCGCAGCCGCAGCAGCACCGGGATGGCGTACGCCGGGGTGATGCCGATGACGTTGATGGCGGTCACCGCGCCGTACGCCGTCGCCGAGTACAGGGACGGCAGCGCGAGCAGGGCCGCGACCACCACCGACAACCAGACCGCGGTGACCGGCGTCTGGGTGCGGGCGCTGACCTTGCGCCAGAGACCGGAACCCGGCAGCGCCCCGTCCCGGCTGAACGCGAACACCATGCGGCTGGCGGCGGCCACCTCGGCGTTGCCGCAGAACAGCTGGGCGACGATCACCACGATGAGCAGCGCGCTCGCCCCGTCCGTGCCGAGGCCGTCGAGGAGGATCTGCGCGGGCGGCACCCCGGTGTCGGTGGCCCGGGTGGCGTCGTAGTCCTGGATGGCGAAGGTCAGTCCCGTCAGCAGCACGAAACCGGCGATCCAGGAGACCCAGATGGAGCGGACGATGCCGCGGGCCGCCGACACCGACGCGTTGGACGTTTCCTCGGACAGGTGCGCCGAGGCGTCGTAGCCGGAGAACGTGTACTGGGCGAGGAGGAGGCCGATCGCCGCCACGTACAAGGGGCTTGACCAGCCGGTGTCGTTGACGAACTCGGTGAAGACGAAGGACGGCGACTGGTGGTGGTCGGGGACGATCGCGAGCGCGCCGACGATGAGTGCCACGCCCGCCAAGTGCCACCAGACACTGATGGAGTTGAGGAGGCTGACCAGACGGACGCCGAACAGGTTCAGCACGGCGTGCAGCAGCAGGATCACCAGGAAGATCAGCATCGTCTTCTCCGGTGTCGGCTCGAAGCCCCACTGGAGGTTCATGAACGCGCCGGTGAACAGGGCGGCGCCGTAGTCGATACCGGCGATCGCGCCCAGCAGACCCAGCAGGTTGAGCCAGCCGGTGTACCAGCCCCAGCGGCGCCCGCCGAGCCGGTCGGCCATGTAGTACAGGGCGCCCGAGGTCGGATAGGCGCTGGTGACCTCCGCCAGCGCGAGGCCCACGCACAGCACGAACAGGCCGACGCCCGCCCAGCCCCACAGCATCACCGCGGGGCCGCCCGCGCCGAGGCCGAAGCCGTACAGGGTCATGCAGCCGGACAGGATCGAGATCACCGAGAAGCTGATCGCGAAGTTGCCGAAGCCGCCCATACGGCGGGCGAGGACGGGCCGGTAGCCGAGTTCCCGCAGACGTTGTTCCTCGTCGTGCGGTTTCGACGGACCGTGGGTGGTACGGGACATGCGGAAACCTCCGGAAGGACGGGATGGTGGGTCACGCGGGGCGGCAGCGCGCCCGGGCCTGGAGGAACACCTCCACGGCCTGGCCGCGGTCGCCGGTCTCGGGGATGCGGTAGGCCCAGGGCAGGGGCGTCCAGTACGGGCCGAGCGCGTCGAACACGCGGGCCGCCTCCGGGAACCGGAGGGCGCCCCACAGGGCGTGCGCGAGATGGTTCAGGTCCAGCGGGGAGCGCTCGGCGGCGAAGGTCTGCTCGAACCAGGCGTACAGCGTCCGCTGTGCCTCCCGCGTGGCGTCCTCGGCCACCCAGTGCAGGTCGAGAGCGGCGTCCCGGCCGCCCGCGCGGCGGTAACGCTCCACCCGGACGTACAGCGGCAGGACATGGAGGGCGGAGCCGGGTGGCGCGGTGTCGGCCGCCCAGTGGGCGTAGCCGACCGCCTCGGCGAGCCGGCCTGAGGTGCCGTGCTCGTACAGGAACTGGAGCATCCGGTGGTGTGCCTCGCGGTTGTACGGGTCCCGCTTGTCGGCCTCCGCCAGCAGCCCCCACGGCCCCGGCGGCAGCATCGGCCCGGGCGGCGCCACCCGGTGCTCCTCCCAGCGCCGGTCCCGGTCGAGCCGCGCCAGCGCCAGCAGACACACCCAGGGGACGGGGTCCAAAGGCGCCGCCCGGGTCGCCGTGTGGCTCGCCTGCCAGGCCTCCCGCCACAGGTCGAGGGTGCGGGAGTGCTGCTCGCGGTGGGCCCGTAACGCCCGCTCGACGGCGACCCTGGCGTGCATGACCGCGGCCGGGACGCTGTGCGGCTCCTCGGTCAGCCAGGCCCGCACCACGTCGGTGCCGGCGGCAGCGGCGGCGAGTACCTGGGTGCGCTGCGTCCACTGCCACCAGGCCGTCGTCTCACCGAGCAGCCGGCGCATCGACATCCAGCGTCCGGTGCGCACCTCCTGGAGGGTGGCCCGCAGGGCGGCGTCATGGCCCGCGGGATCGTAGACGGGGCGTGCTCCTTCTCTGGCCATCAGCCGTCCGTCCCGGTCGGCGGGCGGGGCGGGACGGCGGGGTGGAGTAACAACAGCCCTCCTCAGGGCGGTGGTTGGGGAGCTTGTGCCGGTCGGCGGTCACTATAGAGGCGCAGGTTCCGCATCTCCCGCGGTTTCCCGATCTTTTCGAACTCCGTTGCGAGGCAAGGGTGTTGAGCGGTGTGGTGGTTGAAGATTCATCGACGGTCGGGGTCGCTTGACGTGGCGCGGCGGGCGGCGGCAGGCTGGCGGCCTGTTGATCGCCGAGGAGGGCTCGATGACCGGTCCGGTGCTGGCCGTGGACCAGGGCACGTCCGGCACCAAGGCGCTCGTCGTCTGCCCCGAACGCGGTGTCATCGGCGCGGGCTTCGCCGAGGTGCGTCCGCGGCACCTGCCCGGGGGGCTGGTCGAGGTCGACCCCGAGGAGCTGTACGCGTCCGTCGTCGAGGCCGGCCGCCGCGCCCTCGCCGAGGCGCGCGAACCGGTGGTGGCCCTGGGCCTGGCCAACCAGGGCGAGACCGTGCTCGCCTGGGACCGCGCCACCGGCCGCCCGCTCACCGACGCCCTCGTCTGGCAGGACCGCCGCGCCGAGAGCGTCTGCGAGGAACTCGCCCCGCACGCCGACGAGTTGCGCGACCTGACCGGCCTGCCGCTCGACCCGTACTTCGCCGCCCCCAAGATGGCCTGGATACGCTGCCACCTCACCCGTGAGGGCGTCGTCACCACCACCGACGCCTGGCTCGTCCACCGCCTCACCGGCGCCTACGTCACCGACGCGGCGACCGCCGGCCGCACCCAGCTCCTCGACCTCGACCACGCCACCTGGTCACCCCGCGCCCTCGATCTCTACGGCCTGACGGACGAACGCCTCCCCGAGGTCGTCGACAACGCCCAGCCCATCGGCACCACACGGGAGTTCGGCCCGGAGATACCGCTCACCGGCCTCGCCGTCGACCAGCAGGCGGCCCTGCTCGCCCAGCGCGTCACCGAGCCCGGCGGCGCCAAGTGCACCTACGGAACCGGCGCGTTCCTCCTCGCCCACACCGGCGACACCCCGAGGCGAGGCAGCACCGGCCTGGTCGGCTGCGTCGCCTGGCGGCTCGCCGGACGCACCAGCTACTGC
This DNA window, taken from Streptomyces sp. NBC_00663, encodes the following:
- a CDS encoding preprotein translocase subunit SecD, which produces MEDDTAVSPPADGGDTPTACVPTEKVTTRVTVTATGTREFSAAPPTPVARADLVDASALGDRMAMERRGAWRALVVAGALVMVLGGCGGPDGRASAARSPSGDAETGARGGAPRSPTPAPTSSAQAKVFSTFRPVEPRDARALEETAELMRQRAVDAGLTGADVQVAGEGSAATITVSGPWSRQEGLRTLGRTAQLDFWPVRATAALGESACPRPDATASPDEPLTACEKKDGGHATYSLDTVAVPGTDVADAEAVNDEQTRHGWLVRLRFTAAGAERFAAVTGRLAQQQSPANQFAIVLDGTVLSAPSVSQAITGGKAEIYGSFTEASARELAAQLRTGALPVRLTEQSVTRLPPG
- a CDS encoding mechanosensitive ion channel family protein, translating into MDDLVVAGIPVVAGLLAAFLLRMLLKWLGKHADRTKWTGDDVIVAALRTVVPWGAVVGGVAIAAAALPLRSGYQRNTNQVLTVLMIFVVTMAAARLVAGLVRTVTQSRSGVAGSATIFVNITRVLVLAIGFLVVLQTLGISIAPMLTALGVGGLAVALALQDTLANLFAGVHILASKTVQPGDYIRLSSGEEGYVEDINWRQTTVRALSNNLIVIPNGELAKSNMTNFMRPEQQLTILVQVGVAYDSDLEHVERVTCEVVTEVMTRIEGAVPEHEPLVRFHTFGDSRIGFTVILGVGEFSDQFRIKHEFIKQLHKRYRQEGIRVPAPTRTVSLQQGAVVIPQQRDALDMTP
- a CDS encoding amino acid permease, which translates into the protein MSRTTHGPSKPHDEEQRLRELGYRPVLARRMGGFGNFAISFSVISILSGCMTLYGFGLGAGGPAVMLWGWAGVGLFVLCVGLALAEVTSAYPTSGALYYMADRLGGRRWGWYTGWLNLLGLLGAIAGIDYGAALFTGAFMNLQWGFEPTPEKTMLIFLVILLLHAVLNLFGVRLVSLLNSISVWWHLAGVALIVGALAIVPDHHQSPSFVFTEFVNDTGWSSPLYVAAIGLLLAQYTFSGYDASAHLSEETSNASVSAARGIVRSIWVSWIAGFVLLTGLTFAIQDYDATRATDTGVPPAQILLDGLGTDGASALLIVVIVAQLFCGNAEVAAASRMVFAFSRDGALPGSGLWRKVSARTQTPVTAVWLSVVVAALLALPSLYSATAYGAVTAINVIGITPAYAIPVLLRLRAGDRFQPGPWSLGRWSKPIGWTAVVWVAFVTVLFCLPQSSPVTVDTMNYASVALAVVLLLATVWWYAARRSYGTPTTAAYSDQEQAELAEGIV
- a CDS encoding FGGY family carbohydrate kinase, which translates into the protein MTGPVLAVDQGTSGTKALVVCPERGVIGAGFAEVRPRHLPGGLVEVDPEELYASVVEAGRRALAEAREPVVALGLANQGETVLAWDRATGRPLTDALVWQDRRAESVCEELAPHADELRDLTGLPLDPYFAAPKMAWIRCHLTREGVVTTTDAWLVHRLTGAYVTDAATAGRTQLLDLDHATWSPRALDLYGLTDERLPEVVDNAQPIGTTREFGPEIPLTGLAVDQQAALLAQRVTEPGGAKCTYGTGAFLLAHTGDTPRRGSTGLVGCVAWRLAGRTSYCLDGQVYTAASAVRWLTDLGVIGGAADLDSVGGTVADSGGVTFVPALAGLAAPWWRGDLRGSLTGLGLDTTAGHLVRALCEGIAAQVAELADAAETDLKAPLTTLRVDGGLTRSALLMQTQADLLQRPVEVSALPDATALGVAALARLGAAPGQTVDTVLPDGKPAALYEPLISADEAADRRARFRGEVTALLARTPA